The Nitrospira sp. sequence AGGCTTTCCCCAAGCCGAACCAGGCCACATCATCGTTGGGATCCATGACCAGAATTTTCTTGAGCGGCTCGATCCGGGGATTGGGCATTTCGTGACTCCTTATCGTCGCGACCGCTGGCGGACGGTATCATGCGCATCGCGCATTGTCTATGGCGTTTTCTGCATGATAATCTGACAGTATAGCTCGAATCTCATCGTTCATATCTCGTGTGACGCGTGGTGCTCTGATTTTTCGAGATACGCTTTACGAACGACCATCGACATAGTGGATCACATGGGAAGAACCGGTCTCGTCTATCATCCGGCCTATCTTGAGCATGACATGGGGTCCGGACATCCGGAGTCTCCCAATCGGTTGCGTGCCATTATGCGGCAGTTGGAGCAGAGCGGAACTGCAACTCGCTTGGTTCGGATCGAGCCGCGAAGAGCTGAAGAGGAATGGATTACTCTGGTTCATAGCTCCAGCTATGTTGCGGCGCTCAATCGAGCAACTCCCGCCGCTGGGCGCGTTTCGCTGGATCCCGATACGTCGATGTCTCCCGGCTCGCTGAATGCCGCTTACCTGGCGGCGGGAGGAGCCTTGGCGGCGGTCGATGCCATCATGATGCATCAAGTTGACCACGTCTTCTGTGCCGTCCGGCCTCCCGGCCACCATGCCGAAGCCGGGCGGGCGATGGGGTTCTGTCTCTTCAACAATGTCGCGATCGCGGCGCGTTATGCGCAAAAGAAGTACGGGCTCAACCGAGTGATGATCGTCGACTGGGATGTCCATCACGGGAACGGGACGCAGCATAGCTTTGAGGAGGATCCGTCCGTCTTGTTCTTCAGCACGCATCAGTATCCCCATTATCCCGGCACCGGGGGGGCTACGGAACGAGGGAATGGAGCGGGAGAGGGATTCACGATCAATGTACCGATGGCGTCCGGTGAGGGAGACGACGAGTATCGGGCGGTCTTTCAGAAGTCACTCGTTCCCGCAGCAGACGCCTTCAAACCTGAGCTTGTCATCATCTCGGCGGGATTCGACGCGCACAAAGATGATCCCTTGGCGAGCATGGCGTTGACTGAAGCGGGCTATGCGGATTTGACGGACATTGTAGCGGGGATCGCCAAGCGTCATGCGAAAGGTCGCATTCTCTCTTCGCTCGAAGGCGGCTATAATCTGACAGCATTGGCTGCGTCGGTCCACGCACACGTCGAGGCGCTTGTGAACGCCTGACATGCGGACTGAAAATCATTGCGGGTGTATGACATGATGAAACATCCCCTGTTAATCGATACTGAGTCGTTGCAGCGGCTGCTTGGCCGGCCTAACCTCGTCATCATCGACGTCCGTGGGAAGTCGGCTTACGAATTCGGCGGGCATATCCCCGGCGCTGTGCATTCGACATGGCATGAGTACAGCGATCCCAATGCCGTGCCGAAAGGGCTGTTGAATCCCGATCTTGGCCGGATTGAGCTGATCCTCCGTCGATTGGGGATCAATCACGACAGCGATGTGGTGATTTACTCCAATCCGTTTGACAACTGGGGCGACGAAGGGCGTATGTTTTGGATGTTGGAATATCTGGGGCACTCACATATACGGATTTTGGACGGGGGATGGGTGAAGTGGACAGCCGAGAAGCGGCCGTTCGAGCATGGACGTGTGTCTCCCGTACTCGGAAACTTCACTGCTCGACCGGTGGCGTCCTTGATCATGGCGAAAGATGACCTCAAGGCGGTCGTCAGGGGCTCGCATCCTGAGACGGCGATTCTGGACGCTCGCAGTCTTGAAGAATATCTTGGGAAAGAAATATCGGGCATTTCGCGGTCCGGGCACATCCCGTCGGCCATCCATGTGGCCTGGAATGGATTCCTGAACAAGGACGCGACCGTCAAGGATCCGTCCATGATCAAGGAGATGTTGGAAGCGAAGGGTATTCATTTCGGACAAGATGTGATCTGTTACTGTACCGGGGGCGTTCGAGCGGGCTGGCTCTATTTCATACTTAAACTCGTCGGGTATCAGAAAATCAGCAATTATCCCGGATCCTGGTGGGAGTGGAGTCGAGACTACGCGTGCCCGGTCGAAAAAGATCTTCACGCGCTCCAAAAAATCCTCGGTTTCGATCCGGCGGCCAAACCTTCTTGACACGTCCGACGAGCGCTGTGTAAGGTGAATTTAATCCATCAAACAATCCGCTGAGCAGCGAACACTAACCAGAAGGGGGACGCAATGACCATGAAGATCCGTCAAAGCGCGTTGGTTGTGGCCGTGACCGGGATGCTTGTCGGGGTTCCGCTGTTCAGTGGGCTCGCCGTCGCAGGCTCACCGCCTGCCGGGAATAAACACATTGGTGAAGCGGTCGAACATGCGAGAGGCGCCGCGTCCCATGGGAAAGAAGGACATGCGGATGCGTGTGTCGAACACGCGACTGAAGCGCTCAAGCACGCTACAGCTGCAGGAATGAAAAACCCGCATTTGGAAGAAGGGGTCAAGCATCTGACAGAGGCGGTAAAGCATGGAAAGGCAGGGCACGCGGAAGCCTGTACCGAACATGCTGAAGGCGGAGCTACGCATCTGGCCGAAGTAAAGTAGCGGACATCGGCAGCCGCTAGCCTCAGTTCAACACACGTGTTTCAAGGAACGGGCAGGGAGGAGTCCCTGCCCGTTCTTGTATGGAGCGGAGCGTACCATGCGAGTCGGGTACTACCAGTTCGATCCACGCTTTGGCGATGTGTCCACGAATCTCGAAAGAGTGACGGCCAAGTTGGAACAGGCTGATGCCGATCTTATCGTGCTGCCGGAATTGTTCGCGTCTGGCTATCAGTTCGTGTCTCAGGAGGAAACGCAACAGCTCGCCGAGCCGGTTCCCGACGGTCCGACGGTGCGACGGCTGGGAGAGATTGCGAAGCGGCGCCGGATGCATATTGTGGCGGGACTTCCTGAACAGTCCGGGTCCCGCTGTTACAATTCCGCCGTGATCGTCGGACCATCCGGGTTTCTTGGTTGTTACCGAAAGACCCATCTCTTTTACGAGGAGACGCAGTTCTTCACTCCGGGTGACTCGGGATTTCTTGTCTGGGATATCGGATCAGCGAAGATCGGTATCATGATCTGTTTCGATTGGTACTATCCGGAAGCCGCCCGGACATTGGCGATGCAGGGGGCCGAAATCATTTGCCATCCTTCCAACCTGGTCTTGCCGAATTGTCCGGATTCCATGCCGGTCCGGTGCCTTGAAAATCGAGTGTTTGCCGTCACCTGTAATCGCATCGGCAGTGAGGCGCGCGGAGGGAAAGAGCGGTTGACCTACATCGGCCAGAGCGAAGTCGTCACGCCCAAGGGAGTCATTCAGCATAGAGCGTCTTGTGACCAAGAAGAGCTGACCGTTCTTGATATTGATCCAGCCGAGGCTCGCAACAAACGCTTGAATCGATTCAACGATCTGCTTCGTGATCGCCGCACGTCGCTGTATAAAATGTGACCCCGAGTCTCATCATCCGTCAAGAGGAGCACAGTGCTTGCGCAAGTTCAGCGGGCACGGTAGGATTTCGCTCATGACCACAGAACTCCGCAAAGGCATTTTTCTCATCGCCGCTCCAAGCCTGCGTGACCCAAACTTCCGCCAGGCCGTCGTCCTGCTGTGTGAACATGGGCCGGAAGGCGCCCTCGGCGTCATTGTGAATCGACCCACGGCCATGTCCATTTCCGAAGCCCTTCCACAGGTTCCCGTCATCGAGGGAGCCGGCCACGTGCTCTATGCCGGTGGGCCTGTCCAGACGAATCAAGTCATGTTGCTCTATAAAGGTGACGAGTTCCCGGAAAATGCGCACCATGTGTTCGACGGAGTCTGCCTTGGCGGCGACGTCGGCATGGTCGAACGCATTCTCACCGGAGCCGGTACCAAAGAATCCTTCCGCGCCTACTTGGGGTATTCGGGATGGGGACCCGGCCAGCTGGAAAACGAGATGAAGACCGGGTCATGGATCACCTTACCTGCCGACCCCCAGGCGGTATTTGAGAAAGACCCGGTCCGTGTTTGGGGGGATATCTTGAGCACCCTGGGCGAAGCCTACCAGCCCTATGCCGAGATGCCGTTCGATCCGTCCTGCAACTGAGGCCTCTGAGTCGCTTCTCTATCCTATCGTCGTTGCAGCGTATCGCGCCGAATGCTTGAGTCAAACGGCATGTGAGAAGGGTGTGCCTGTCTCGTCGTTGGAGCGCTCGGCCTTGCTAATTGGTCGTCTTTTCTGCACTATCGTTCGGGCTGAGAAGCGCTGACGCCACCGTCACGCGGCGCAAAAACCGAATTGGCCATCCGTAGGAGGAGGGAGAGGAGCAACGTGGATCAGTCGGATATGCCGTCGTCGGGAACCGAGACCTTATTGAGGAAATTACATGAACGCCCACAGTTGCCCCTTGGTGACTGGCTTCGTGCGCCTGCCCATGTCCATTACAAAGCCTTTCGCATGTCCGACCCGCCGACGCAGCGTCCGGCCAGCCGATCGGAGTTCCAGTCGCTGCTGGGGCATTTCAAGATTCCCGTCGAAACGACCCATATGCGGGAGACATTCGGCTATGGCATCAAGGAAGCGGACAATGGCGATCGACTGATTGTGGTGTGGCAAGCGCACACCGAGTACTACAACTACCAATTCTGGCATCTGCCGTCGAAGTCCAGCGGCGAAGTGACCTTCGGGCCGTTGACGTTCCCAAATTACACATTTCCTGTGTCGCCGCTCGGGTCTGATGTCTGCCGCCTGGACTTTGTGTTGACGACGGACATGCTGCCGCCGCGCAGCGAGCTGCGCGCGCTGCTGCCGGGACAGGTCATCTATGGCAGCCGAATGTTCAACGAGCAGACCAGCGTGGCGACGAGCTTTACTCCCGACAAACAGGGACGAGAACGATACTGGGTCAGCGTGCGGCCATCCCAGGGTGAGGCGCCGCGCTTCAAAGACATCGTCGATGCCATCGTGCGAATCGAGACCTACTATCACCTGTTGTTGATGCAAAAGCCGTTGTTCTCCGCTGCGATCGACCAAGTCTATAAGTTCGAGCAGGTTCATCTGAAGCAACGAGAGATCATTACGTCCCATATCGGCCACGCCGATTCGCAGACGCTGCAGCGATGGCTGAACAGTCTGACGCAGGATTTATTGAAGACCAATCGCATGGCGGGAAAGCTGCATTTCGAGTTGTCCTCATCGATTCCTTACGACAAAATCGTGCACACCACCTTGGCGTCACTCGGCGAACAACCGATAGACTCCTACCGCCAGATCTCCGATTATGTGCTGGGGGGCGTTACAGGGGTCGCCGAAGGGTACCAGCAGCTCTTGCGCCGCATCGACACGCTGCGAGGCGGATTTGAAGGTATCATCGCCATCATTCGCACCCGCATCGATTTGATTCTGGAAGCTCAAAACCTCTCACTGCTTCAAAGCGTGGACAAGACGACCAAGAGCCAGGTGATCCTGCAACACACGGTCGAAGGACTGTCCGTCATCGTCATTGCCTATTATTTGGCTGGGCTGGCGGGATATGTCTTCAAAGGATTGCAGGAAATGGGCTGGCTGGCGAACGCCAGCCTCGCCACGGCGGTGTTCGTGCCGGTCGCCATCGGCTTGGCGTTTCTCGTCACGACGATGAGCAAGAAGATTATTCAGAAAAAGCTGGCCGCGGAACAGCCGGCTGAAGAATCAAAGACGCCGCAGCCGTGATAGGCCGTTCTCCCTTCGAGGAAAGCACAGCCAAGGGTACGAAGATCTTCAGCGAATGGTTAATGTGGCTCAATCAAAACTTGTGAAAGAAACCGACCCGTATGCGACGTTGCCACCTTCGCCACCTGCTCAGGCCGCCCTTCCGCAATGATCTGTCCTCCTGCCGCGCCGCCTTCTGGACCGAGGTCGATGATCCAATCGGCAGACTTGATGACATCGAGGTTGTGTTCGACGACCACCAGCGTGTTGCCGGCATTCACGAGTTTGTGGAGGACAGCGAGGAGCTTTTTGATGTCTTCGAAGTGCAGGCCGGTAGTCGGCTCATCCATAATATACAGGATATCCTTGGCGGAGGAGTCTTTCAGCTCGGCGGCGATTTTCAATCGTTGCGCTTCTCCGCCGGACAGTGTCGTGGCCGATTGGCCAAGGCGCAGGTAGCCGAGGCCGATGGACGTCAGGAGGTGAAGCCGTTCCTGTAGCTTCGGCGTTCCAGTGAAGAAAGAGATCGCGTCTTCCACCGTCATGTTGAGCACATCGAAGATCGTCTTGCCGCGATAGCGAATCTTCAAGATTTCCGGTTTGAAGCGTTTACCGTCACAGACCTCGCAGGGCGCATAAATATCCTCGAAGAAGTACATTTCCAGCTTTTCCACACCGCTGCCCTCACACCGTTCGCAGCGGCCGCCGACAGCATTGAATGAGAAATGTCCCGGTGTGAAGCCTTGATGAAGCGCCGCTCGTTCGGAGGCAAACAACTGACGGATGTCGTCGAACGTTTTGAGATAGGTGACCGGGTTGGAGCGGGGAGTCCGTCCAATCGGCTGTTGGTCGATCAGCCGGATCCCTTTGAGATGCTCGATGCCTTTGATGGCCTTGAACCGGCCCATGGGAAGGGATTCCACCCGAAAGGCGCGGGCAACGGCACGATAGAGAGTATCTTCGACCAACGTGCTCTTGCCCGATCCTGAGACGCCGGTCACACAGAGCAGCATGCCGAGGGGAATACGAACGAACAGGTCTTTGAGGTTGTGTTCGGTCGCACCGGCGATCACCAGCATCTTCCCGCTTCCAGATCGCCGAGATTTGGGCTGGAAAATCTGCTCTTCGTCGCGCAAGTATCGGGCGGTGGTCGCACGGCGGTCTCGGATGAATTCCTGCGTGGACGCGGCACAGATGACCTCGCCACCCTTCTCGCCGGACTGAGGGCCGAGTTCGACGAGATAGTCGGCCGATTCGATCATGCGCCGGTCATGTTCGACGACCACGACTGTGTTGCCGGTATCAGCGAGCTCATGAAGAATGCCGGCCAACAGGTCGGTATCCCTCGCATGAAGACCGATGGTCGGCTCATCGAGGACATACAAGGTGCCTACGAGCCGAGACCCCAGCTGGTTGGCAAGTGCAACCCGTTGGGCTTCCCCTCCGGAGAGCGTCTTAGTCTGTCGGCTGAGCGTTAGATATCCAAGGCCGACGCGCTGGAGAAATCCCAGCTTTGCTTTGAGCTGTCGGAGAATATCAGTCGCGATCTCCTGCTCAAATTGGCGAACCGGCAGAGATTCCACCCACCCTAAGAGACTTTCGACGGTTCGCTCCGTTGTCTCGTGGATATCACTGTCGGCAATTTTGACGTACAAGGCTTCCGGTTTGAGACGACTGCCATGACAACGGGGGCAATTGAAGGGGGTGCGGTAGCGGCTGAGGAAGACACGGACATGGAGCTTGTAGCGCTTGCCCTCCAGATACTCAAAATAATCGTTGATGCCGTCGAACGACCTGTCACCCTCCCAGAGGAATTGTTGCGTGTCTTTGGGAAGAGATTTGAACGGGGCCGTGATATCGACTCCGCGCCGTCTCATCGCGAGCAACATCTTCTTCTGCCACCAATCGGAACTGGGTTTGCTCCAGGGCTCGACCGCCCCTTGAGCAAGCGATTTCGTGTGATCGGGGATGACCAGCTCCGGGTCATACCGCAGCACATTGCCGAATCCTTTGCACTCCGGGCAGGCCCCAAGCGGATGATTGAACGAGAAGAGAATCGGCCGCAGAGGCTCGAAGGTGCGTCCGCAGTTTTGACAGAGGAATCGCGTGCTGTACGATTGCCGTCCCTGGCCGATGATGTCGATGGCGCAGCGGCCCTCTCCTTCGCGAAACGCCGTTTCGACTGCTTCGACGAGACGAGCGCGGTTGTCTTCCCTGATGATCAAGCGATCGAGAACGACATAAAGCGAAGAAGAGTCATGGAGCCGATGCTGATCCGCCTCGTGCAGATCGAGGATCTCATCCTGAATTTTCAGTCTGGTAAACCCGCGTGTTAGGAGTGACTGAATGAACAGGCCTTCTTCCTTGGAAGAAGGAGCGGCAATGGGAAACAGCACCATCGCCCGGGCATCGGGCCACCGCGCCAGCAGGTCGTCCACCACGGTGTCGGGCTGAAAGGAGCGGGCTTCTTGATGACAGTCCGGGCAGGTCGGTTTCCCGATCTTGGCGAAGAGGAGGCGGAGCAGATCGGCAATTTCGGTGGTCGTGCCGACCGTCGAGCGGGCCGTCCGCACTTGATTCTTCTGTTCGATGGCGATGGCCGGCCGGACGTTGAGGAGGCGATCCACATCGGGACGAGCCACCTTGTCGAGAAACATTCTGGCGTAGGTCGAGAGGGACTCGACATACCGCCACTGACCTTCGGCAAAGATCGTATCGAAGGCGAGAGAGGATTTGCCGGACCCTGACACACCGGTAATGGCCGTGACCTGATTATGGGGAATGCGGAGCGAGATATTTTTAAGATTGTTCTGCCTGGCGCCCTCAATGGTGAGGTCTGCGGACTGATTCTGGCGAAGAGGGTTTTGTTCCATGGCGCGGTCCAAGGATGACAAAAACATGATGCTAACAGCCTGACTCTGTCGCTTCAACCGGATTGAGGAAAGGCTTGTTGATTGGTTCATCGAGTGAGAGGATGGGAGCACTCAACCGGGAGGACACATGATTCTTTCCACGACCAACAATATCGAAGGCAAAAAGGCGGTGAAGTATCTTGGCTTGGTATCGGGGGACGCGATCCTGGGCGCGAATATCTTTCGGGATTTTTTTGCGTCGATTCGAGATATCGTCGGAGGCAGATCGGCGGCCTATGAAGCGGAACTCCGTAAGGCGAAGGATATTGCGCTTGGCGAGATGCGCGAGCAGGCCAAGAATCTGGGGGCCAATGCGATCGTCGGGATCGATATCGACTATGAAACGATCGGCGCCAATGCCAGCATGTTGATGGTCAGTGCGAGCGGCACGGCAGTGGTGA is a genomic window containing:
- a CDS encoding histone deacetylase, with protein sequence MGRTGLVYHPAYLEHDMGSGHPESPNRLRAIMRQLEQSGTATRLVRIEPRRAEEEWITLVHSSSYVAALNRATPAAGRVSLDPDTSMSPGSLNAAYLAAGGALAAVDAIMMHQVDHVFCAVRPPGHHAEAGRAMGFCLFNNVAIAARYAQKKYGLNRVMIVDWDVHHGNGTQHSFEEDPSVLFFSTHQYPHYPGTGGATERGNGAGEGFTINVPMASGEGDDEYRAVFQKSLVPAADAFKPELVIISAGFDAHKDDPLASMALTEAGYADLTDIVAGIAKRHAKGRILSSLEGGYNLTALAASVHAHVEALVNA
- a CDS encoding sulfurtransferase, which encodes MMKHPLLIDTESLQRLLGRPNLVIIDVRGKSAYEFGGHIPGAVHSTWHEYSDPNAVPKGLLNPDLGRIELILRRLGINHDSDVVIYSNPFDNWGDEGRMFWMLEYLGHSHIRILDGGWVKWTAEKRPFEHGRVSPVLGNFTARPVASLIMAKDDLKAVVRGSHPETAILDARSLEEYLGKEISGISRSGHIPSAIHVAWNGFLNKDATVKDPSMIKEMLEAKGIHFGQDVICYCTGGVRAGWLYFILKLVGYQKISNYPGSWWEWSRDYACPVEKDLHALQKILGFDPAAKPS
- a CDS encoding metal-binding protein SmbP; translation: MTMKIRQSALVVAVTGMLVGVPLFSGLAVAGSPPAGNKHIGEAVEHARGAASHGKEGHADACVEHATEALKHATAAGMKNPHLEEGVKHLTEAVKHGKAGHAEACTEHAEGGATHLAEVK
- a CDS encoding acyltransferase, with the translated sequence MRVGYYQFDPRFGDVSTNLERVTAKLEQADADLIVLPELFASGYQFVSQEETQQLAEPVPDGPTVRRLGEIAKRRRMHIVAGLPEQSGSRCYNSAVIVGPSGFLGCYRKTHLFYEETQFFTPGDSGFLVWDIGSAKIGIMICFDWYYPEAARTLAMQGAEIICHPSNLVLPNCPDSMPVRCLENRVFAVTCNRIGSEARGGKERLTYIGQSEVVTPKGVIQHRASCDQEELTVLDIDPAEARNKRLNRFNDLLRDRRTSLYKM
- a CDS encoding YqgE/AlgH family protein, which codes for MTTELRKGIFLIAAPSLRDPNFRQAVVLLCEHGPEGALGVIVNRPTAMSISEALPQVPVIEGAGHVLYAGGPVQTNQVMLLYKGDEFPENAHHVFDGVCLGGDVGMVERILTGAGTKESFRAYLGYSGWGPGQLENEMKTGSWITLPADPQAVFEKDPVRVWGDILSTLGEAYQPYAEMPFDPSCN
- a CDS encoding DUF3422 family protein, producing the protein MDQSDMPSSGTETLLRKLHERPQLPLGDWLRAPAHVHYKAFRMSDPPTQRPASRSEFQSLLGHFKIPVETTHMRETFGYGIKEADNGDRLIVVWQAHTEYYNYQFWHLPSKSSGEVTFGPLTFPNYTFPVSPLGSDVCRLDFVLTTDMLPPRSELRALLPGQVIYGSRMFNEQTSVATSFTPDKQGRERYWVSVRPSQGEAPRFKDIVDAIVRIETYYHLLLMQKPLFSAAIDQVYKFEQVHLKQREIITSHIGHADSQTLQRWLNSLTQDLLKTNRMAGKLHFELSSSIPYDKIVHTTLASLGEQPIDSYRQISDYVLGGVTGVAEGYQQLLRRIDTLRGGFEGIIAIIRTRIDLILEAQNLSLLQSVDKTTKSQVILQHTVEGLSVIVIAYYLAGLAGYVFKGLQEMGWLANASLATAVFVPVAIGLAFLVTTMSKKIIQKKLAAEQPAEESKTPQP
- the uvrA gene encoding excinuclease ABC subunit UvrA produces the protein MEQNPLRQNQSADLTIEGARQNNLKNISLRIPHNQVTAITGVSGSGKSSLAFDTIFAEGQWRYVESLSTYARMFLDKVARPDVDRLLNVRPAIAIEQKNQVRTARSTVGTTTEIADLLRLLFAKIGKPTCPDCHQEARSFQPDTVVDDLLARWPDARAMVLFPIAAPSSKEEGLFIQSLLTRGFTRLKIQDEILDLHEADQHRLHDSSSLYVVLDRLIIREDNRARLVEAVETAFREGEGRCAIDIIGQGRQSYSTRFLCQNCGRTFEPLRPILFSFNHPLGACPECKGFGNVLRYDPELVIPDHTKSLAQGAVEPWSKPSSDWWQKKMLLAMRRRGVDITAPFKSLPKDTQQFLWEGDRSFDGINDYFEYLEGKRYKLHVRVFLSRYRTPFNCPRCHGSRLKPEALYVKIADSDIHETTERTVESLLGWVESLPVRQFEQEIATDILRQLKAKLGFLQRVGLGYLTLSRQTKTLSGGEAQRVALANQLGSRLVGTLYVLDEPTIGLHARDTDLLAGILHELADTGNTVVVVEHDRRMIESADYLVELGPQSGEKGGEVICAASTQEFIRDRRATTARYLRDEEQIFQPKSRRSGSGKMLVIAGATEHNLKDLFVRIPLGMLLCVTGVSGSGKSTLVEDTLYRAVARAFRVESLPMGRFKAIKGIEHLKGIRLIDQQPIGRTPRSNPVTYLKTFDDIRQLFASERAALHQGFTPGHFSFNAVGGRCERCEGSGVEKLEMYFFEDIYAPCEVCDGKRFKPEILKIRYRGKTIFDVLNMTVEDAISFFTGTPKLQERLHLLTSIGLGYLRLGQSATTLSGGEAQRLKIAAELKDSSAKDILYIMDEPTTGLHFEDIKKLLAVLHKLVNAGNTLVVVEHNLDVIKSADWIIDLGPEGGAAGGQIIAEGRPEQVAKVATSHTGRFLSQVLIEPH
- a CDS encoding heavy metal-binding domain-containing protein, whose product is MILSTTNNIEGKKAVKYLGLVSGDAILGANIFRDFFASIRDIVGGRSAAYEAELRKAKDIALGEMREQAKNLGANAIVGIDIDYETIGANASMLMVSASGTAVVIE